The genomic stretch GGGGCCGTTGAGGCGGGGGTCGAACTCCTCGTCCTGCAGCCGCGGGTCGAAGTCCAGGGACAGCCCGCCGAGCGCGGGCCGCTGCTCGACGGGGTCACCGAGCACCCACACGCCGCTCCGGCCCTCGACCCGGGTGGTCTCCAGACCGAACTCGGCACAGGTGCGGATGAGCGCCTCTTCCAGGCGCCGTACGTGCGCGACGACGTCCACCGGGCGCGGGAGCTTCTGGATCGGGTAGCCGACGAGCTGGCCCGGGCCGTGCCAGGTGATCTTGCCGCCGCGGTCCACGTCGATGACCGGGGTGCCGTCCAGCGGGCGCTCGCTGTTCTCGGTGCGGCGGCCCGCCGTGTACACCGGCGGGTGCTCCAGGAGGATCACGGTGTCCGGGACCTCGTCGGCGAACCGGGCCGCGTGCACCCGGCGCTGCTCGTCCCAGGCCTCCTGGTAATCGACGGCTTCCGCTCCGAACCCCATGCGGACGAACCGCAACTCACTCACGGCAAGCGCCTCCCTCAGCGACCGAGCGACCGGTGTGTCAGGCACGTAACGCGCCCACGCCACTGTACGTCCGACCCGTGTGCGTCAGCCCTGCGGGCGTTCCTCACACGATCGGATGAATGCCCTGCGGAATGTGCGATCGCCTGCTCACTCTCCGCTACATTCGCGCCGTTCGTGCGGCCATAAAGGCTGCTCAAAGGCAAACCGGGCACTTCAGAGGCACGGAAGGCAGGAGACCGCACCGCAGATGACGGAACGACCCGCGCAGCGCACCCCCAACCGCCAACTCGCCGCGCTCATCGCAGAAGCGGGGTTCTCCAACGCGGGTCTGGCCCGTCGCGTCGACCAGCTCGGCCTGGAGCACGGGCTGGACCTCAGATACGACAAGACCTCCGTCACCCGCTGGCTGCGCGGACAGCAGCCGCGGGGTACCACGCCCGCCCTCATCGCCGAGGTCTTCACCCGCCGGCTCGGGCGCCGCCTCACGGCCCAGGACCTCGGGCTGGACGCCTGCGCCCCGGTGTACGCCGGGCTGGAGTTCGCGGCCACCCCCGTCGAGGCCGTCGACATCGTCAGCGGGCTGTGGCGCAAGGACTCCGGCAGCCACGCCGAGCTGCGCAAGATCGCGTTCACCCCGGCGGGGCTCGTGGTGCCCAGCCGGGACTGGCTGATCGGCAAGCCCGACGACAAGGTGGCCCGCGAACCGGCGGCCCGCGTGCCCCCGCAGGGCCGGTCGGCCCCGGCCAAGCCCCAGGGCCGGCAGGCCCTGGTGATCCCGCCCCGGGCGCGCGGGCAGGCCGAGCGCGCCCCCGGCCATCGGGTCACCAACGGCGACATCAACGCGCTGCGCTCGGTCGGCGAGCTGTTCCGCACCCTCGACGACCGCTTCGGTGGCGGCCACGCCCGGCAGGCGCTGGTGCGCTATCTGGAGCACGAGTGCGAGCCGATGCTCCGCGGCAGCTACGACGAGCAGACCGGCCGCCGGCTGTTCGGAGCCGCGGCCGACCTGACCCGGCTCGCGGGCTGGACGTCGTACGACATCGCCGCGCACGGACTCGCCCAGCGGTACTTCGTGCAGGCCCTGCGGCTCGCCCAGGCGGCCGGCGACCGGGCGTACGGCTCCTATGTGCTGGTCACCATGAGCCGCCAGGCCGTCTATCTCGGCCACGGCCGGGAGGCCATGCAGCTGGCCCGCGTCGCCCAGCAGGGCATGGGGACCGGCGGCCCGCCGGTCGTGCAGGCGCTGCTGCACGCCTGCGAGGCGCGGGCGCACGGCGTGCTCGGCGAAGTGCGGGCGTGCACGGCGGCGCTCGTGCGGGCCGAGCGNNNNNNNNNNNNNNNNNNNNNNNNNNNNNNNNNNNNNNNNNNNNNNNNNNNNNNNNNNNNNNNNNNNNNNNNNNNNNNNNNNNNNNNNNNNNNNNNNNNNNNNNNNNNNNNNNNNNNNNNNNNNNNNNNNNNNNNNNNNNNNNNNNNNNNNNNNNNNNNNNNNNNNNNNNNNNNNNNNNNNNNNNNNNNNNNNNNNNNNNNNNNNNNNNNNNNNNNNNNNNNNNNNNNNNNNNNNNNNNNNNNNNNNCGGCGGCGCTCGTGCGGGCCGAGCGCGCCCTGGAGGCGGCCCGGCCCGGGGACGAGGTGCCGTACTGGGCCAAGTTCTTCGACGAGGCGCAGCTCGCCGACGAGTTCGGGCACTGCCACCGGGATCTGCAGCAGTTCCGGGCAGCCGCGCAGCACGCCGAGCGCTCCCTCCAGCTCCGCGCGCCCTCCTACGCCCGCAGCCGCCTCTTCTGCCGGGTCGTCCTCGCCACGGCCCGCCTCGGCCTCGGCGAACTGGACCAGGCGTGTGCGCTCGCCGCGGAGGCCGCCGGCCAGGCCGCGGAGATGCGGAGCGCTCGCGCGATCGAGTACGTGAGGGACTTCGAGCGCCGGCTGGAGCCGTATCGGGATGCGGCGCCGGTGCGGGGGTATCGGGAGAAGGTGGCGGCGTTGGGTTAGCGCCCCTTCCGGGGCGCCTACGCAGCCCTTGGCAGAGTGGGTGCCGGATCCGCGCGATGCAGGGAGCCCGCGGCGCCCAGGTCCGCCAGCATCGCCGCAGCCGCTCGGCGGGCCGAGTGCAGCGCGCCCTGGACCGTGCTGGTGTCGCGGTGGTCGCCGCAGACGTACAGGCCGGCGAGCAGCCGTACCGGGCGGCGCAGGTCGTGCGGCGGGCGCATCGCCGGGACCGCCGCCGGTGTGTGGTGTACGGCCAGGGTCTCCCAGCGGCGCGTCGAGGTGCGGTAGAGGCGGGAGAGGTGGATGCGGACCGCGGTGTCGACCCCTTCGGGCGGTGTGCCGAGGACCGTCGAGGAGATCAGCACCCGGCCGGCCGGCGCCCGGCTAGGGTCCACGTTGCTGAGCACCGCGGTGTGGGCCACCGGTCCGCCGCGGTCGGCGTCGAGCAGCAGCGAGGTGCCCGTCGCGAAGGCCGCCGCCGGGTCGTCGGTGGTGTGGTGGACCACGGTCACCGGGTGGAAGTCCGGCACCCTGAGGCCCGGCAGCAGCTCCGCCGCGGCCCGCGCGTCCGTCGCGAGCAGTACCGCCCGGCAGCGGATCTCGCCGTGCTCGGCGGTGGTCACCGAGGTGGTGCACACCGAGGTCACGCGCACGCCGGTGCGCACGGTGCCGGGCGGCAGCGCCTGCGCCAGCAGCTCGGGCAGCACGTCCGCGCCGCCCTCCGGCACACAGAGCCGGCCGCTCGCGAAGGAGCGCAGCGCGAGGTCGGCGCACCTGCTGGAGGTGGTCAGCTCCGGGTCGCACAGCAGCGTGGCGAGCAGCGGGCGCAGGAAGCCGTCGACGGTGCGTGGCGGCATCCCGCGCTGGGCGAGGGCCTGGCCGGCGGGCNNNNNNNNNNNNNNNNNNNNNNNNNNNNNNNNNNNNNNNNNNNNNNNNNNNNNNNNNNNNNNNNNNNNNNNNNNNNNNNNNNNNNNNNNNNNNNNNNNNNNNNNNNNNNNNNNNNNNNNNNNNNNNNNNNNNNNNNNNNNNNNNNNNNNNNNNNNNNNNNNNNNNNNNNNNNNNNNNNNNNNNNNNNNNNNNNNNNNNNNNNNNNNNNNNNNNNNNNNNNNNNNNNNNNNNNNNNNNNNNNNNNNNNNNNNNNNNNNNNNNNNNNNNNNNNNNNNNNNNNNNNNNNNNNNNNNNNNNNNNNNNNNNNNNNNNNNNNNNNNNNNNNNNNNNNNNNNNNNNNNNNNNNNNNNNNNNNNNNNNNNNNNNNNNNNNNNNNNNNNNNNNNNNNNNNNNNNNNNNNNNNNNNNNNNNNNNNNNNNNNNNNNNNNNNNNNNNNNNNNNNNNNNNNNNNNNNNNNNNNNNNNNNNNNNNNNNNNNNNNNNNNNNNNNNNNNNNNNNNNNNNNNNNNNNNNNNNNNNNNNNNNNNNNNNNNNNNNNNNNNNNNNNNNNNNNNNNNNNNNNNNNNNNNNNNNNNNNNNNNNNNNNNNNNNNNNNNNNNNNNNNNNNNNNNNNNNNNNNNNNNNNNNNNNNNNNNNNNNNNNNNNNNNNNNNNNNNNNNNNNNNNNNNNNNNNNNNNNNNNNNNNNCAGGACGCCGGGCGCGAAGGTGCGCAGGATCAGGGAGTCCAGGCCCGGGGTGGTGCGCAGTTCGGGGTAGGACGTGGACAGCAGCTGTCCGATGCGGTCCAGCCGGAAGCCGTCGACCTTCTCCGTCGACATGCGGCCGCCGACGTACGGGGCCGCCTCGAGGACTGCGGTCGAGATTCCTGCGCTGGTCAGCCGATGGGCCGCCGAGAGTCCGGCGATTCCGGCTCCCACGATGACGACGTCCACCTGGTACGCGGGCTCAAGCACGAGGCCCCTCCTGTGGTTGCGCGGCCGGTGGAGACGTCATGCCCCCAACAGGCTCCAGGGATACCCGAGTTCGGGTCGAGGTTAGGTCTGTGAACGGTCACAAACAGTCGCGCATGGACAGAGCACGGTCGCATGGAGGTCGCATACGGTCACAAGGGGTCGCAGGAGGTCGCAGGACATCCCTGGCGTACGTCGGGCCGCCGGGATCGGGTCCGTCAGGCTGCCGAGGCCGAGGGGCGTCAGACCGCCCGGACGGGTCCGTCAGGCCGCCCGGATCGCCTCCTCGATCCCCGGGAACGCGAACCGGAACCCCGACTCCAACAGCCGTTTCGGCACCACCCGTTGGCTGCCCAGTACATCCCCGGCCATCTCGCCCAGCACGGCCCGCAGCACCGGCGCCGGTACCGCGAACGGGGCCGGGCGGTGCAGCACGCGCCCCATCGCCGCCGTGATCTCACGGTTCGTCAGCGGCTCGGGAGCCGTGAGGTTGAACGGCCCGGACAGCGTGTCGCCGTCGATGAGAAACCGGAGCGCGGCGACCTCGTCGTGCAGCGAGATGTACGACCAGTACTGCCGCCCGTCGCCCAGCCGCCCCCCGAGCCCCGCGCGGAACAGCGGGAACAGCCGCCCCCACGCTCCGCCGCCCCGGGCCACCACCAGCCCCGTACGCGCGAACACCGTGCGCACACCCGCCTCCTGCGCGGGCGCCGCCGCCTCCTCCCACTCCACGCACAGCGAGGGCAGGAAACCGTCACCCGGCGGCGCCTGCTCGTCCACGACCCGGTCGCCGGTGTCGCCGTAGATGCCGATCGCGCTGCCGCTGACGAAGACCCGCGGCGGCTCCGGCAGCATGGCCACCGCCTCCGCCAGCGCGGCCGTGCCCAGCACCCGGCTGTCCCGCAGCAGCCGCTTGTACGAGGGTGTCCAGCGCCGGTCGCCGATCCCGGCCCCGGCCAGATTGACCACCGCGGCGCAGCCGGTCAGCCCGGCCGCGGTCGTTTCGATGGACCGCCCCGCCGGGTCCCAGCAGACCTCGCCCGGGCCCTCGGCCGCCCGGCGCACCAGCCGGACCACCTCGTGCCCGTCCGCCGTCAGGGACCTGACCAGAGCGCTGCCGATGAGCCCGGACGAGCCGGCCACCGCGATACGGAGACGTTCCATGGCTCCAGCATGCCCGCGCCAAAACCCCAGGAGGTGCTGGGGACACCCGTCGTAGGGTGACCGCCATGCCGGAGCCATCCATACGCGTCGCCGTCGCCGGGGACGAGGAGGCACTCGCCCTCCTCGACCGCGCCACCTGGTCCACCCTGCACGCCGTCTCGCCGCCACCGCAGGGGCCGTTCTTCGACGAGCGGCACGTCCCGGGGGACTACCTGGTCGCCGAGGCCGACGGCCGCGTCGTCGGCTACATCCGCATCGCCCGCCCCACCCCGCTCGCCTCGAACGCACACGTGCTCCAGATCCAGGGCCTCGCCGTCGCCGACGAGGCACGCGGGCAGGGCCTCGGGCGCGCGCTGATCCGGGCCGCCGCCGAGGAGGCGCGCAGCCGCGGAGCCCGGCGGCTGACCCTGCGCGTGCTCGGGCACAACGCCCCGGCCCGCGCGCTGTACGAGTCCGAGGGGTTCGCCGTCGAGGGCGTGCAGCCGGAGGAGTTCCTCCTCGACGGCGCCTACGTCGACGACGTACTCATGGGCCGCACACTGTGACGGACGGGCCCTAGGAGCTGACCAGCTGGCCCGTGTCCACCGGCACCGTCGCCATGGCCGCGCGCCGTGCGTCGCCCGCCACCTCGTCCGCCGTCAGCACATACCCCGTCTCGGCGTCCGAGGTGGAGCGGGCGAAGACCACCCCGAACACCTTGCCGCGCGTGGTCAGCAGCGGGCCGCCGGAGTTGCCCGGGCGGACCGTGGAGCGGATCGAGTAGATGTCCCGGGTGACCGTGGCGTCGTTGTAGATGTTCTGCCCGGTGGCCTGGACCCGGCTCGCCACCGTCGCCGCCTGGAGGTTCAGTCCGCCGTCCTGCGGATAGCCCGCGACCACCGCCGAGTCGCCGCGCGCCGCGGTCGTGTCGAAGCGCAGCACCGGGGCGTGCAGGCCCGGCACATACAGCACCGCCACGTCCCGGTCGGGGTCGAAGAGCACCACCCGGGCCTCGTACGACTCCCCGACCCCGCCGACCCGCACGCTGGGCTGGTCGATGCCCGCCACCACATGGGCGTTGGTCATCACATGCTGTGCGGCGTAGACGAAACCGCTGCCCTCGCGGCCCTCGTTGCCCGACACGCCCTCGATCTTGACCGTGCTCAGCTTCGCGGCGCTGGTCGCCGCCGGTGTGACGCTGTCGCCGGAGGGGCGGGCCACCCGGGCCGTCGACTCGTTCTCGAACGGGTTGAAGACCTGCGGGAAACCGGCTTCGGTCAGCGCCGACGTGGCTCGCGAGAACCACGCGGGCGTGGTGTCCGGCATCGCCTGCTGCACCGCGCCCAGCAGCGTCGAGTTCCGTATCGCCGCCCCCAGCGTCTGGGACGGGGCCGCGCCCAGCACGCTCGCCGCCACCCAGGCCACGATCAGCACGGCGATCGAGTTCGCCGCCGCGCCCCCTATCCCGTCCACGACCCGCAGCGGGCCCCGGTCCAGCTCCCCGCGCAGCCGCAGCGCCAGCCGGCCCGCCAGCTCGTGCCCCACCACGGCCGGCACCAGGACCGTCACCACCGCGAGCACTGTCGCCTGGGCCGTGCCGCGCTCCGCCAGGCCGGTCACCCAGGGCAGCACCCACACACCGACGACGGCGCCGCCGACGAACCCGGCCAGCGAGACACAGCCGGCCACCAGGCCGCGCCGGTAACCGGACGCCGCGTAGACGAGGATCACCAGCACAAGCACCAGGTCGAGCAGGTCCACGGAGCCGCCTTTCTCTCGGACCCCTCAGTACGGACGGGACGGGCCCGGTGATCAGTCACCCACCCACACGCGAGAACGGCCACCGGGCGGCGAACCGGCCACGTATGTGTGTACCCCCAGAAACGTTCCGGACCGGGACGATGGTTCCGCCAGGTGGCACAGCGCACATCGCGGGCGGGGCCCGGCGGCCAGAGAGTGGGATCATGTTCGCCCTCCGAAGAACACTGGAGAAGCCCGGGAGCCCGCACATATCGGGGACACCGGGGACCGACACATCCGGAACCCGGCCGACGCCGGGGACACCGCAGACCGAGACGCCGGAGCCGCCGGGGCCGACAGAGAGATCGGAGCCACCGGGGCCGGCGGAGAGACCGAAGCCATCTGAGCCACCCGAGCCACCCGATCCCCCGGGCATACCGGAGCTGCCGGGGACCCCGCGGACGCCGGAGCCGCCGGAGACACCGCGCACGCCGGGTGCGCCGGGGACATGGAGCCGGTTCCGCCGGCGCATACCCGGTCCCCTGCTGGTGCTGCTCGGCTGTCTGCCCGGCCTGGTGGCGGTCGTCGCGCTCGCCCTGAGCGCCCGTGGCGTCGAGCACACCGCTGTGGCCGGCCTCGACGGGGACGAGCCGGTCCCGGCCCGCGCCCCGGCTGGCCACCGCGCCGCCCGGCCGCACATCGTGCCCCGCTCCGTCTGGCTGGGCACCACCGGACGCACCCAGCCGCCCCCGCGCTACGACGACAAGGTGGTCGCCGTCTTCCTCCACCACACCGACTCGCCGGGCGGCTACGACTGCGCCGACGTACCGAAGATCATCCGTCACCTGTACGCCGGCCAGATCGGTGACCGCCGCTGGGACGACATCGGCTACAACTTTCTGGTCGACCGCTGCGGCACCATCTACGAAGGCCGCGCCGGAGGCGCCGAGCGGGCCGTCATCGGCGCCCACACCATGGGCTTCAACCACCGCACCGCCGGTATCGCCGCGATCGGCACCTTCACCGCCGGGGTCCCCGTGCCCAAGGCCATGACCGACGCGATCGCCGCCCTGGCCGCCTGGAAGCTCGGCCTCGCCGACATCGACCCGCGCACGAGCGTCCGCCTGGTCTCCAGCAACAGCCTCAGCCGTTTCAAGGTCGGCGCCTCCGTCACCCTGCCCGCCCTGGCCGGCCACAAGGACGGCTTCATGACCAACTGTCCCGGCGCCGCCCTCACCGCCCGCCTCCCCGAGATCAGGGAACAGGCCGCCCGTCTCCAGGGCCGCACCACCCCGGCTGTGCCCAGCCGGATCATTCCGGTTCTTCCGGGCCGGGCCGGCCCCGCTTATCCGGGCTGGACCGCCCCCGCTCACCCGGGCCCGGTCGCCCCCGTTCTCCCGGGCCGGACGGCTCCCGCGCCGCTCACAGGAACCCCCTAGGCGCCACGCAGCCTTCTCCGAGCCCCGCGCCGTACGGTCGGGGACGTCACCAGCCGACCAGAGGTGATCACGGAGGTGGGGATCATGAACAGCACTCGTACGCACGCCGGGACCACGGAGCGGACCCGGATCCGCCGGGCACCGACCGCGCGCGGTCCCTGGGCGGCGCTCTGCGCGGCCGCCACCGTCGTCCTCGGCCCCGCCGCGGCCACCGCGTCCGCCCTCGACCAGGCCAACGCCGCGCCGCTGCATCACGCGGTGCGGACCGACCAGAGCGAGGCCTGGCTGCCGGCCGACGCCACCCGCGGGCGCACGGCCGGCTGAGCCGGGGCCGGCTACTCCCGGAAGCGGTCCCACAGCCGCGGAAACCGTTCGGCGAGGGCCCGCTCGTTCTCGAAGTCCAACGGCGTGCCCTCGGGCTCGGCGGGCGCCGGGGCGATGCCCAGGTCCGGTGCGACGGTGCCGGTCAGCTGCTCGTAGGCCTCGTCCGCCGCATAGCCCAGCTCCTCGCCGTCGCCGTCGATCTCCTCGTCGAACTCGCCCAGCAGCTCGGCCAGCGAGTCCGGCTCGTGCACGGCGCCCTCGTAGACCTCCCGGCCCTGGCCGATCAGCCAGCAGCGGAAGAAGTCGAACGCGTCGTCGCTGGCCCCGTCCAGCAACACCCAGGCGGCGCCCCACAGGTCCCAGCGGTAGGCGCGGTTGTAACGGGCCTCGAAGTGACGGGCGAAGTCCAGGACCAGCTCGGGGTCCATCTGGAGCAGCCGGTCCACGAGCACGTCGGCCTGTTCCTCCGGGTCGCCCTCGGCACTCTCGCGGGCGGCGTCGATCAGCTCCCAGAACTCCGTCTCGTCCATCACGGCACCAGCATCGGGCCTCCACCCGTGGGACGCACGTGGAGTAAGGCGGATCGTTATCCCGCGCCGGTACGGCCGTAGAGCGCCGCCAGCCGGACCGCGTCCGCCGCCAGCCGCTCCCGCAGGCTCCGCGGGGCCAGCACCTCGGCCTCCGCCCCGAGCGCCGTCAGCTGCGTGTACGCGACCTCCTCGGACTCCACCGGCAGCGTCACCGTCACCCAGCCCGCTCCGTCCGGATCGCCCGGCCCGCTCAGCGCCGCACGCGCGGCCACCGGCTCGACGGCGTAGCGCAGCCGGCGCACGCCCAGCGGTGACAGCCGTACGACGACCTCGGCGCGCAGGATCGAGCGCGCGAACCGCTCGGCCTGCTCGGCCCAGTAGCCGGGCAGGCCGAACTCCGGATCACGGGCGAACCGTTCCTCCAGAGGATCCACGGCGCTGAACCGGTCGATCCGGTAGGTCCGGTAGGTCCGGTGCCTCCCGGAGGAGTCGTCCCCCGGGGAGCCCCCGTCCGCCACCCGCGCGCACAGATACCAGACGCCCGCCTTCAGCACGAGCCCGTACGGCTCCAGCAGCCGCTCCACCTCATCCTCGCCCCGCCGGTACCGGGCGGTGACCCGGCGGTCGTCCCACACCGCCTCCGCGACCACCGGCAGCAGCGCGGGTGTCTCCGGCTCCTGGAACCAGGCCGGCGCGTCCAGATGGAACCGCTGGGCGGCGCTGTCCGGAGCGTCCCGCAGCGAGGGCAGCAGCGCCGCGGAGACCTTCAGCCGGGCCGCGGATGCGGCGTCCGCCAGGCCCATCTCCCTGAGCGCCCCCGGCACCCCGCTCAGGAACAACGCCTCCGCCTCGCTCCTGGCCAGGCCCGTCAGCCGCGTCCGGTACCCGCCGACCAGCCGGTATCCGCCGGACCGCCCCCGGTCCGCGTACACCGGCACCCCCGCCTCCGACAGTGCCTGCGCGTCTCGGGTGACCGTCCGCTCCGACACCTCCAGCTCCCGCGCGAGTTCGGCGGCGGTCATGGAGGGCCGGGACTGCAGGAGGAGCACCATCTTGATGAGCCGGGCCGCACGCATACGGCCAGCCTGCCACGAAGCCTGCCGGCCCGGCGGCGATCTCCTGGGCTCGGGGCACCTGGGGAGCGGGGAAGGGGCGGACCGCTGCCGAGGGTGAGGCGCCCCACTGGCCGAACCCGCCCGCGAAGACGCCCGGGCGCTGCGCGGGGAGGCCGCGCGCGCCGCCGAGCAGCACCGGGAGCCGGCGGACAAGGCCGACCGGATCCTCTCGAACGGCGCGCTGAGCGGACTGCGCGACACCGTGGCCGAGATCATCGCCGGCAGCGGATTCACCGCGGCCGGCGGACTGGTCGAAAAGCGTGTCGGCATCCTGCGCCGGCTGACCGAACTGCACGAAAC from Streptomyces roseochromogenus subsp. oscitans DS 12.976 encodes the following:
- a CDS encoding helix-turn-helix transcriptional regulator, with product MRAARLIKMVLLLQSRPSMTAAELARELEVSERTVTRDAQALSEAGVPVYADRGRSGGYRLVGGYRTRLTGLARSEAEALFLSGVPGALREMGLADAASAARLKVSAALLPSLRDAPDSAAQRFHLDAPAWFQEPETPALLPVVAEAVWDDRRVTARYRRGEDEVERLLEPYGLVLKAGVWYLCARVADGGSPGDDSSGRHRTYRTYRIDRFSAVDPLEERFARDPEFGLPGYWAEQAERFARSILRAEVVVRLSPLGVRRLRYAVEPVAARAALSGPGDPDGAGWVTVTLPVESEEVAYTQLTALGAEAEVLAPRSLRERLAADAVRLAALYGRTGAG
- a CDS encoding FAD-dependent oxidoreductase codes for the protein MLEPAYQVDVVIVGAGIAGLSAAHRLTSAGISTAVLEAAPYVGGRMSTEKVDGFRLDRIGQLLSTSYPELRTTPGLDSLILRTFAPGVL
- a CDS encoding MarP family serine protease, producing the protein MDLLDLVLVLVILVYAASGYRRGLVAGCVSLAGFVGGAVVGVWVLPWVTGLAERGTAQATVLAVVTVLVPAVVGHELAGRLALRLRGELDRGPLRVVDGIGGAAANSIAVLIVAWVAASVLGAAPSQTLGAAIRNSTLLGAVQQAMPDTTPAWFSRATSALTEAGFPQVFNPFENESTARVARPSGDSVTPAATSAAKLSTVKIEGVSGNEGREGSGFVYAAQHVMTNAHVVAGIDQPSVRVGGVGESYEARVVLFDPDRDVAVLYVPGLHAPVLRFDTTAARGDSAVVAGYPQDGGLNLQAATVASRVQATGQNIYNDATVTRDIYSIRSTVRPGNSGGPLLTTRGKVFGVVFARSTSDAETGYVLTADEVAGDARRAAMATVPVDTGQLVSS
- the lipB gene encoding lipoyl(octanoyl) transferase LipB, with product MSELRFVRMGFGAEAVDYQEAWDEQRRVHAARFADEVPDTVILLEHPPVYTAGRRTENSERPLDGTPVIDVDRGGKITWHGPGQLVGYPIQKLPRPVDVVAHVRRLEEALIRTCAEFGLETTRVEGRSGVWVLGDPVEQRPALGGLSLDFDPRLQDEEFDPRLNGPEYAPSNAGQRREDRKIAAIGIRVAKGVTMHGFALNVNPDNKWFDRIIPCGIRDAGVASLAGELGRDVTIEEVLPVVERHLTDILENAELKPRVIEKASA
- a CDS encoding DUF4240 domain-containing protein, whose amino-acid sequence is MDETEFWELIDAARESAEGDPEEQADVLVDRLLQMDPELVLDFARHFEARYNRAYRWDLWGAAWVLLDGASDDAFDFFRCWLIGQGREVYEGAVHEPDSLAELLGEFDEEIDGDGEELGYAADEAYEQLTGTVAPDLGIAPAPAEPEGTPLDFENERALAERFPRLWDRFRE
- a CDS encoding FAD-dependent oxidoreductase, whose amino-acid sequence is PAGQALAQRGMPPRTVDGFLRPLLATLLCDPELTTSSRCADLALRSFASGRLCVPEGGADVLPELLAQALPPGTVRTGVRVTSVCTTSVTTAEHGEIRCRAVLLATDARAAAELLPGLRVPDFHPVTVVHHTTDDPAAAFATGTSLLLDADRGGPVAHTAVLSNVDPSRAPAGRVLISSTVLGTPPEGVDTAVRIHLSRLYRTSTRRWETLAVHHTPAAVPAMRPPHDLRRPVRLLAGLYVCGDHRDTSTVQGALHSARRAAAAMLADLGAAGSLHRADPAPTLPRAA
- a CDS encoding peptidoglycan recognition protein family protein, with the protein product MLLGCLPGLVAVVALALSARGVEHTAVAGLDGDEPVPARAPAGHRAARPHIVPRSVWLGTTGRTQPPPRYDDKVVAVFLHHTDSPGGYDCADVPKIIRHLYAGQIGDRRWDDIGYNFLVDRCGTIYEGRAGGAERAVIGAHTMGFNHRTAGIAAIGTFTAGVPVPKAMTDAIAALAAWKLGLADIDPRTSVRLVSSNSLSRFKVGASVTLPALAGHKDGFMTNCPGAALTARLPEIREQAARLQGRTTPAVPSRIIPVLPGRAGPAYPGWTAPAHPGPVAPVLPGRTAPAPLTGTP
- a CDS encoding GNAT family N-acetyltransferase; this translates as MPEPSIRVAVAGDEEALALLDRATWSTLHAVSPPPQGPFFDERHVPGDYLVAEADGRVVGYIRIARPTPLASNAHVLQIQGLAVADEARGQGLGRALIRAAAEEARSRGARRLTLRVLGHNAPARALYESEGFAVEGVQPEEFLLDGAYVDDVLMGRTL
- a CDS encoding TIGR01777 family oxidoreductase: MERLRIAVAGSSGLIGSALVRSLTADGHEVVRLVRRAAEGPGEVCWDPAGRSIETTAAGLTGCAAVVNLAGAGIGDRRWTPSYKRLLRDSRVLGTAALAEAVAMLPEPPRVFVSGSAIGIYGDTGDRVVDEQAPPGDGFLPSLCVEWEEAAAPAQEAGVRTVFARTGLVVARGGGAWGRLFPLFRAGLGGRLGDGRQYWSYISLHDEVAALRFLIDGDTLSGPFNLTAPEPLTNREITAAMGRVLHRPAPFAVPAPVLRAVLGEMAGDVLGSQRVVPKRLLESGFRFAFPGIEEAIRAA